A genomic window from Misgurnus anguillicaudatus unplaced genomic scaffold, ASM2758022v2 HiC_scaffold_29, whole genome shotgun sequence includes:
- the LOC129436657 gene encoding vasorin: MKPFLSLRLPLLLYHLLSFLTLGNACPKDCFCPMEDSVFCTTRRDTNMPSDMDPTIRNLYLFKNGIKTVSQEDLDGLRNLEMLDLSQNKLTELPDRVFEPLSTLHNLDLSGNQIVHISQDSFAGLYLLERLYLGNNLIESIHSAAFDGLEQLLELKLQGNKLTMIPALKMPHLLLLDLRFNSIPSPGPNDIQAPKLESLKLGGLELSSLNEELLGNFRNLHELDISNNHLTIFPRILREATGLVTLSLAGNPMGPLNWDDFEKLVELQDLDISNLSLQGLPENLMHLFPHLRKLTVAENPFNCLCNLAWFSNWVRNKQIQLGRTEETRCHFPLLNAGKVLERLGHKEFGCPVTTIPTKRVVKTTAAPPRLITNLPSTTRAVLLAKPSDNSSSKTENDPPPPPTPSTSIDPDLRLTFCPSNICLNGGTCSLDHQGQVKCICPSWTSGMYCQEEEEEEEKEETQFEDFPPVINTLSPEIVATMVTTTTILLDIHQYIEMRPHIRGVRLTYRNLSGPDKRPKSLNVPPSYPEYTLRGLQPNSTYFVCASPLDEPENKDSVCTEAKTVSQQSTQREAQVLDDSKLTTMLIPAVAILLLLGLVAIAVGVACYMHKKKSKNHLDLECHPSQLELEGMDNGALPQKQDIISCPSIMQNGGLDYEVPLMQDHCTSNNNTNNLKLSYFG, translated from the coding sequence ATGAAGCCCTTCCTCTCTCTACGGCTGCCCCTTCTCCTGTATCACCTCCTGTCATTCCTGACACTGGGAAATGCCTGTCCGAAAGACTGCTTTTGTCCTATGGAAGACTCTGTGTTTTGCACAACTCGCAGGGACACAAACATGCCCAGTGACATGGACCCGACAATCAGGAATCTATATCTCTTTAAAAATGGCATAAAGACTGTGTCCCAGGAGGACTTGGATGGGTTGAGAAACCTGGAGATGCTGGATCTAAGTCAGAACAAGTTGACCGAGCTGCCAGACCGTGTTTTCGAACCACTGTCCACTCTCCACAACCTGGACCTTTCAGGCAATCAGATTGTCCACATATCCCAGGATAGCTTCGCTGGACTATATCTTCTGGAAAGACTTTATCTGGGTAACAATCTAATCGAGAGCATTCATTCCGCAGCGTTTGATGGACTGGAGCAACTGCTGGAGCTGAAGCTACAAGGAAACAAATTGACCATGATACCTGCTCTTAAAATGCCCCATCTGCTTCTGCTGGACTTACGGTTTAATAGCATTCCATCACCGGGGCCAAATGACATCCAGGCACCTAAATTGGAGTCACTGAAACTGGGTGGGCTGGAGCTTAGCAGTCTAAATGAGGAACTGCTGGGAAACTTTAGAAATCTTCATGAGCTGGACATCTCCAATAATCACTTAACCATCTTTCCACGCATACTGCGGGAAGCGACGGGCTTGGTTACTCTTAGTTTGGCTGGAAATCCAATGGGCCCTCTAAACTGGGATGACTTTGAAAAACTGGTAGAGCTTCAGGACCTAGATATCAGCAATCTGAGTCTACAGGGGTTGCCAGAGAACTTAATGCATCTTTTTCCTCACCTGAGAAAACTGACTGTTGCTGAGAACCCTTTCAATTGCCTTTGCAATTTGGCCTGGTTTTCCAACTGGGTTCGGAATAAACAGATTCAGTTGGGTCGAACAGAAGAGACACGTTGCCACTTTCCCCTTTTAAATGCTGGGAAGGTGCTGGAGAGACTGGGACACAAAGAGTTTGGATGTCCAGTGACAACAATTCCTACGAAACGGGTAGTAAAAACCACTGCGGCACCTCCACGTCTGATCACCAACTTACCGAGCACAACACGTGCAGTACTCCTTGCCAAACCTAGTGACAACTCTTCTTCTAAAACTGAAAATGACCCTCCTCCTCCCCCTACCCCAAGTACTAGCATTGACCCAGACCTAAGATTAACCTTCTGTCCATCCAATATCTGCCTGAATGGAGGAACATGTTCGCTGGACCATCAGGGGCAGGTGAAGTGCATCTGTCCTTCATGGACATCAGGGATGTACTgccaagaagaagaagaagaagaagaaaaagaagaaactcAGTTTGAGGACTTCCCTCCTGTGATCAACACTCTCTCACCTGAAATTGTGGCAACGATGGTAACCACCACCACCATACTGCTAGACATTCATCAGTACATTGAGATGCGCCCACACATACGTGGAGTACGGCTAACTTACAGAAACCTCTCAGGACCAGATAAACGTCCCAAGAGCCTCAACGTTCCACCTTCTTACCCTGAGTACACACTGCGTGGACTCCAGCCGAACTCCACCTACTTTGTATGTGCCAGTCCACTTGATGAGCCTGAGAACAAGGATAGTGTATGCACAGAGGCTAAGACAGTTAGTCAGCAATCAACACAGAGGGAAGCACAAGTTTTGGATGACTCAAAACTCACAACAATGCTCATCCCGGCAGTCGCCATCCTTCTTCTCTTAGGTCTAGTAGCCATTGCTGTTGGGGTTGCTTGCTACATGCACAAAAAGAAATCAAAGAACCACCTGGACTTAGAGTGTCATCCCTCGCAGTTGGAGCTAGAGGGTATGGACAATGGGGCATTACCTCAGAAGCAGGACATCATCTCCTGTCCATCAATAATGCAGAATGGTGGTTTGGACTATGAGGTGCCACTCATGCAGGATCATTGCACTTCCAACAACAACACGAACAATTTGAAGCTCTCTTATTTCGGATAA